The Coffea arabica cultivar ET-39 chromosome 10e, Coffea Arabica ET-39 HiFi, whole genome shotgun sequence region GAGACTAAAATACTTGTTAGAGCAAAGGATTACTACTCCACTCCAGCAAAGGTGGCTCACTAAACTGTTTGGATTGAGCTGTGAGATGCAATAcagaaaggaaaaggagaatGTTGCTGCAGATGCATTGTCCAGTAATGCCAGCAAGGAGGAAGGAGACTGCTCAAAGTTGGTGAGTTTTGTTCTGGTGAGTTTTGTTCTAGAATGGATGAAAGAGGTGATAGAGAGCTACCAAGGGGATGAACATGTACAAAAATTGATCAAGAAATCAATACTCATTCCTGATAACTTACCAGATTACTCCTATTAGGATGGAGTGGTGAGATTTAAAAGGAGAGTAATGATGGGAACAAGTGGCGGAATAACGAGGTAGATTATCAACACACTTTATGACTCACAGTTAAGTGGTCATTCTGGAGTTCAAGTAAGCGACTTAAAGGGCCAAACAGATTTTCCACTAGCCTGGAATGTATAAGGAAATCAAAACTACTGTGCTTCAATGTGACACCTGCAGGAAGTGCAAGGATGAATACATGGCATATCCAGAACTACTGCAACCTCTTCCCACTCATCAGTACTCCTGGAGTCATGTCACAATGGACTTCATTGAGGGGTTGCCAACTTCAGAAAAGAGGGATACCATCGTGGTGGTGGTGGATAGGTTCACTAAGTTTGCTCATTTCATCAGCTTGACACATCTCTTTAATGCTCCCACAGTAGCTAGAACATTCTCTTTGACATATTGCATGGGATAGCATCCGAGTTGTTTACACTATTGGGATCAGAGTGAGTATACTTTCTGATAGGGATAAGTTATTTACCAATCAATTCTGGACTGAGTTGTTTACACTATTGGGATCAGAGTTGAGTCTAAGTACTGCCTACCATCACCAAATTGATAACCAGTCTGAATGGGTAAATCAGAGTTGAGTCTAAGTACTGCCTACCATCGCCAAATTGATAGCCAGTCTGAATGGGTAAACCAGGTACTGGAGATATACTTGAGGTGCATGACACATTTGGAGCCTAAGAGATGGAATCATAGTTACTAAACCTGGCCCGACCCCGCGGTCGAACTGGTGACCCGATCATTGGACCGGATTGGGTTTTAAATCAGATTGTTTGAACAAGCAAACCGTTGACTAATCAACGATCCAGCGGTCCGACCGGATTAAACCGGAAATCCGGGCGATTTTGTCCACGAATCGGgttttgtgtaaaaattttGTTGCCTTTGCTGGAGTTCGAACCTTGGACCTCTAACCAACACTACAACATGCTTACCGCTAGGCTACTTCAAAATATGTTAATAGAATAgctttattataatatataaacgTTTTGTcaattctatcttttttttatttctctaaaacaaatttatttggaatcttttaataagttataaaatggatttcaaaaataacatattacataatttattttaaagacaaatattatttttaataattttttgcagttaaaattcataaataagctagataattacactaaatatagataaaattttacacttgaagtttggtgTATTACTAAATACCTATATATTTGATTGActcttatatgaattaattattttatagcacattaaattaaatgagcttttgctatgatattttttattacaatttatatcatatatcttatataaaaaattataaaatataacatttaaatatatttagtgacccaCCGGTTCAACCACTCACCCACCGGTTGAACCAGTAACCCGTTGACCCACTTCCTTCGCCGGGTTCCTTCCCGggttgggtttaataactatggatGGAATGCTTGATTATCACTAGTTGAATGGTGGTATAATACAACATATCACACAACCATACGTATGAGTCCATTTGAAGCCTTGTGTGGTATGTTACCTCCTCAGCTAGCCCTCGGGCCCTACTCAAACTCAAAGGTTGCTAGAGTGGTTGATCATCTGAAGGATAGACGAGGTTGAATGAGCTGCTCAAAAGAAACTTACAAGAAGCTCAAAACAGGATGAAGGCTTATGTTGATCAAAGGAGAAGTGAGAGCGAGTTTAGTGTGGGAGATTGGGTTTACATAAGATTGTAGCCTTATAGACAAACTTCCATAGAGATGAGGAACAATGCTAGCTGTCTACTAAGTATTTTGGGCCATATTAGGTGGGGCAAAAGATAGGAAAAGTTGCTTATAACTCAAATTACCAGTAGAATCTCGAGTACACCCAATGTTCCATGAATTATTACTTAAGAAGAAGGTAGGGCCAGAAGTAGCCCTAGTGTTGCAGTTgcttgaaattgatgaatggAAATATATGAGAGTGGAACCCATGGCTATATGAGACAGGAGGATTGTTACGAAAAAGAATGGAGTAGTTGTGTAATGGTTAGTTCAGTGGTGGGGAACTTCTCTTGCTAAAGCCACCTGGAAGGATACAGAAACCATTGAAATGAAGTTCCTAGAGTTTCAATCGTGAGGACAAGATTAACTGAAAATGGAGCAACTATTATGGAGTAGGAGTTGAAGCATGAAGAATTGGGGCTGAAGTCGTGGTTCCAACAAGGAAAGcgtgaaatggaaagaaagaggCGAGGTCAGAGGCGTGAAAGGGAAAGCACGCCTTCTCATGGGATCATAAAATTTGTAATCTCTATATCTTTCAGAATAtctaataaaataacaactaatcgTCCTTgagtccaatttttttttcatttggccTATAGGGTCTTATCTCATCTAGACATCCCCAAATACATAAATGCTTCAAACTACGTCTGTTCCTGGTCCAAATCTTATAAGGGATTCTAGTAGTTGCCTTGGTTGAAATTCTGTTAAGAATATAAGCTACAGTCTTAAGTGCTGCTCTCCAAAATGACTCTGGTAAGGTTGAATGACATATCATACTCCTTACCATGTTCTTTCAGCAACGCTAATAATAGTAGGTGAATCCGGCATAGTATACTGTGGGACGATACCACATATTTTTAGGTATTTAATAAATGGTCTTGGATGTTGTTCACTTGAACCATCATATCTACTATAGTACTAACTACCATAGTTAGATTTGATGCTTTCGATTCTTTTGTTGAGTTAGTTTTCAACTTTAACCTTAAAATTTTTTAGCACGTCCAGTGACTGTGATTTTTTAGAAATGAGATATATGTAGTTATATCTTAAAAAATCGTCTATACATGTTATAAAATATTGCTGACCATTCCAAACAAATATAGGAAATGACTCATAAATGTCTATATGTATAAGTTCTAAGACATTTAAGGTTCTATtggtttcaaattttctttagttggtttgtttcttttttatataGTTAATACAATCATCAAAAACTGTAAAATCGAGGGGTCGAGAATTTCATTTAACATAAGTATTTTTATTCTTTGTCTAGAGATATGATCCAATCTCATATACCATAATGCCACTGAATTCTTGTTGgttaattttcttttacttttatagtaCTCAAATGTAGAGATTTATTAAATGAGACAATTGTACcaattaaatatagattatcgTAATATAACAAGAACTAGaaccaatcaattttgaatcatgaaacaatttaaaag contains the following coding sequences:
- the LOC140015118 gene encoding uncharacterized protein, which encodes MGQTIYEKKLLALVIAVIKWRSYLKGHHFIIKTDYQRLKYLLEQRITTPLQQRWLTKLFGLSCEMQYRKEKENVAADALSSNASKEEGDCSKLVSFVLDGVVRFKRRVMMGTSGGITRKCKDEYMAYPELLQPLPTHQYSWSHVTMDFIEGLPTSEKRDTIVVVVDRFTKFAHFISLTHLFNAPTVARTFSLTYCMG